In the genome of Montipora foliosa isolate CH-2021 chromosome 3, ASM3666993v2, whole genome shotgun sequence, one region contains:
- the LOC137994403 gene encoding BAG domain-containing protein Samui-like, translating into MASRGSEQDRLPQFTPSNYEIPSWQISWNKPWYQQFEGKGSTPSKYNSRGHVLECKCSLCEEDMESAFSPQTSNITHILTPSTHEEKEETFPPKEKPERAQPKERVILFSDLPEVSPSSSRSTDVPPPSTRDSSTTHVDGNSSLNTNSLVDSISALSSIQSLRNRATDIQTRVKQFSGTKDSREFIILRGLLVTTLAELNRIDAVGIRWLEQAKNIAMESIHDLIEQLKSKINEDDDI; encoded by the coding sequence ATGGCGTCCCGTGGAAGCGAGCAGGACAGATTGCCGCAGTTTACTCCTTCAAACTACGAAATTCCTTCGTGGCAAATATCGTGGAATAAGCCTTGGTACCAGCAATTTGAAGGAAAAGGAAGCACACCAAGCAAGTATAACTCTCGAGGACATGTCTTAGAGTGCAAATGCTCGTTGTGTGAGGAAGATATGGAGAGCGCTTTTTCGCCTCAGACGAGTAATATAACGCATATTTTAACACCTTCGACCCATGAGGAGAAAGAGGAAACATTCCCTCCTAAAGAGAAGCCGGAAAGAGCACAACCAAAGGAAcgtgttattttattttctgaTCTACCGGAAGTTTCTCCTTCCTCGTCTCGCTCAACTGACGTTCCTCCTCCATCAACAAGAGATTCATCAACGACTCATGTCGATGGCAATTCGAGCTTAAATACCAACTCTTTAGTTGACAGCATAAGTGCTCTTTCATCAATCCAGTCGTTAAGGAATCGCGCCACTGACATTCAAACCCGCGTTAAACAATTTTCTGGAACTAAAGACAGTCGAGAGTTCATTATTTTGAGAGGGTTGCTTGTAACAACTCTAGCAGAATTAAACAGGATCGACGCCGTTGGTATACGGTGGCTTGAGCAAGCGAAGAATATTGCTATGGAATCTATTCACGACCTTATTGAACAGcttaaaagcaaaattaatgaaGATGACGACATCTAA
- the LOC137996483 gene encoding dnaJ homolog subfamily B member 4-like, protein MGRDYYAVLGVPRNASSEDIRKAYKRQALMFHPDKNPNNKEAEEQFKKISEAYTVLTDPNKREIFDRYGEEGLKNGCGGFSFFPDPFNIFRDVFGDEPDSPFQDFMDDLTFGSDFSTIYRTSQFSTRSGGFKHFGDDNFDFPHPDPFKKHQLVQDPPIETPIQVSLEELATGCTKRLKISRQVLSSGVASREEKILTIDIKAGWKAGTKITFERHGDQKPGTIPADIIFVVGDKPHQYFKRDAENNLLYTAKVGLKDALVGCLLPIPTIDGRVLTIQLNEVIQPGTQKKIPGEGLPLPKSPGQRGDMIVTFDVEFPTSLSMEQRQGLASLVP, encoded by the exons ATGGGGCGAGACTACTATGCAGTACTGGGTGTTCCACGGAATGCCTCGTCCGAAGACATCAGAAAAGCATATAAAAGACAGGCCTTGATGTTTCACCCAGACAAGAATCCCAACAACAAAGAAGCGGAGGAGCAATTTAAGAAAATATCTGAGGCTTATACAGTTTTAACTGACCCAAACAAACGAGAAATATTTGACAGATATGGAGAGGAGGGTTTGAAGAACGGTTGCGGTGGATTTAGTTTCTTCCCCGACCCTTTCAACATTTTCCGTGACGTCTTTGGTGATGAACCCGACAGTCCTTTCCAAG ATTTCATGGATGACTTAACATTTGGATCCGACTTTTCCACCATATATCGTACTTCACAGTTTTCTACAAGATCTGGTGGCTTCAAACATTTTGGTGATGACAATTTTGACTTTCCTCATCCAGACCCCTTCAAAAAACATCAGTTAGTCCAGGATCCTCCAATTGAAACCCCAATTCAAGTAAGCCTTGAAGAGCTAGCAACAGGATGTACTAAAAGACTCAAAATATCTCGTCAAGTGTTGTCCAGTGGAGTGGCATCACGCGAGGAAAAAATTCTTACAATAGACATAAAAGCAGGCTGGAAGGCAGGAACAAAGATAACTTTTGAGCGACATGGTGATCAGAAACCAGGCACTATTCCTGCAgacattatttttgttgttggtgATAAGCCTCACCAATACTTTAAGAGAGATGCTGAGAACAATCTTCTTTATACTGCAAAAGTCGGTCTGAAAGATGCTCTTGTTGGCTGTCTGCTACCTATTCCAACTATCGATGGAAGAGTATTGACAATACAACTAAATGAAGTTATACAGCCAGGGACACAGAAAAAAATACCTGGTGAAGGCCTACCTCTTCCAAAATCGCCTGGACAACGAGGAGACATGATTGTGACTTTTGACGTTGAGTTTCCAACAAGTCTCTCAATGGAACAAAGACAGGGTCTAGCCAGTTTGGTGCCTTGA